From Vigna angularis cultivar LongXiaoDou No.4 chromosome 11, ASM1680809v1, whole genome shotgun sequence:
TCACCGATAACCTTGATTCTGACACTATCTGCAAGAAGCCCTCTATCATAACATCCTCACCTACAGGCATCAAATTTTCTCCATTTCCATCAAAGGGTGTTCCTTTATGGGGAGAGTTGTTAAACTTTTCAGAATGTGTGGTTTCTTTGGTGAGAATTGCTTGCCTCAAAGCTTTCTTCAACTCTTCACAGTAACTCTCCAAATACTCAAGCTTTTGTCTCAGGTCCCCCAGTGAAGATCTCATCTCAGAAACTTCCATCAAGGCAGCATCTCTACTCTCATTTGCCTCCATCAGTTCCCTCTTCAGTGCCTCAACTGACATTATTCTCATGTCCTTGAGAACCTGAGAGACTTCCTCAGATTCTGTTCTAGCTGGGGAACTCACATTCTTATGCTTCTTCTTGAACTTGGGGAACAACCAGGAAATCACCCCTTTATTTTTTGGCTGGGTTTGAAAAGAAGCATGAGAATCTGTGAGGGGGACAACAATGTTGGAGCTCCTAGTGTTCCTTGTGTTCTCATATTCAGTAGTTATGACAGCAGGATTGCACCTATTGCAGGAAGACAAAGGCCTCAAATCCCCCGAACTGTTTCTCCTCCTGGATTTGAAGTAGTCATTTGCAGGTGATGTTTGGAGAACAGTGATATGATTAGCACAAGAACCACTCACAGATTTGCTATCATCAGCAGGACACGTGTGAGAGTCATGGTTGCCAAATCCAAAAGTTAGCCCCTTTCTTGAACTTGATTTCTCCTTGTAATCTGAGGGAGCCATGCTGTTCCCTCCATCTACCCCATTCTCATCCCAACTTTCTGATATTGTTCTGCTCCTTGTTGGGTTCTGATGTGTCTCGTCTTCATAACTCTGTCAACGATTCTCTCGTTTAGAGACTAATTGTTCAACATAAAAGCAAGCATACATGATCTATGCCTCCAAATGAAAAAGCAAGAAAGAGCAAAAGTCCTAAAAAGTTGAGTACTTGAGACACAATTTTTAATGTTCCATGAAAAGCTAAAAGAAAAAGGTCAAACCCAATTCTCGCTTTAtgttttcatttcaaatttcatGCTGTCTACAAAGTTGAATGCCAAAAAGTAATGAAGCAAATTACATATTCTTACT
This genomic window contains:
- the LOC108333036 gene encoding IRK-interacting protein isoform X2, which gives rise to MAPSDYKEKSSSRKGLTFGFGNHDSHTCPADDSKSVSGSCANHITVLQTSPANDYFKSRRRNSSGDLRPLSSCNRCNPAVITTEYENTRNTRSSNIVVPLTDSHASFQTQPKNKGVISWLFPKFKKKHKNVSSPARTESEEVSQVLKDMRIMSVEALKRELMEANESRDAALMEVSEMRSSLGDLRQKLEYLESYCEELKKALRQAILTKETTHSEKFNNSPHKGTPFDGNGENLMPVGEDVMIEGFLQIVSESRLSVKQFCKTLICQIEETDQSLMDNLNLLLQPYRLSLNSKYSKAVLYHFEAFINQAFYQDFENSVFQKNGCTKFLDPRQHRQAQFSSFVALRNLSWNEVLRKGTKYYSEEFSKFCDQKMSCIITTLNWTRPWPEQLLQAFFVAAKCIWLLHLLAFSFNPSLGILRVEENRSFDPHFMEDLVADRQRSQGSNRVKIMVVPGFYVQDRILRCRVICRHKSAP